The following are from one region of the Parafrankia discariae genome:
- the ettA gene encoding energy-dependent translational throttle protein EttA, whose protein sequence is MAQYVFQMRKARKAHGDKVILDDVTLAFLPGAKIGVVGPNGAGKSSLLKIMAGLDHPSNGDAILSPGYTVGMLAQEPVLDENKDVRGNVEDGVREIRAVLARYEEINEKMAAPDADFDTLLADQATLIDKIEAANAWELDSQIDQAMDALRLPPGDAAVAPLSGGERRRVALCKLLLEAPDLLLLDEPTNHLDAESVAWLEQHLARYAGAVLAVTHDRYFLDNVAGWILELDRGRAHPYEGNYSTYLENKASRLKVEGQKDAKRRRALAQELEWVRSNPKARQAKSKSRLARYEELAAEADKARPRDFEEIQIPPGPRLGSLVIEAKKLTKGFSERVLIGDLSFTLPRGGIVGVIGPNGVGKTTLFTMIVGQASPDSGELQIGETVDIAYVDQSRGGLDAKKNVWEIVSDGLDHIVVGKTDIPSRAYVSSFGFKGPDQQKPVGVLSGGERNRLNLALTLKRGGNVLLLDEPTNDLDVETLRSLEEALLEFPGCAVVVSHDRWFLDRVATHILAWEGTEADPARWFWYEGNFADYETNKVERLGADAARPHRVTYRKLTRD, encoded by the coding sequence ATGGCGCAGTACGTCTTCCAGATGCGCAAGGCCCGCAAGGCCCACGGCGACAAGGTGATCCTCGACGACGTCACCCTGGCGTTCCTGCCCGGCGCGAAGATCGGCGTCGTCGGGCCGAACGGCGCCGGAAAGTCGTCGCTGCTCAAGATCATGGCCGGCCTCGACCACCCGAGCAACGGCGACGCGATCCTGAGCCCCGGCTACACGGTCGGCATGCTCGCGCAGGAGCCGGTGCTCGACGAGAACAAGGACGTCCGCGGCAACGTCGAGGACGGTGTCCGTGAGATCCGCGCGGTGCTCGCCCGCTACGAGGAGATCAACGAGAAGATGGCCGCGCCCGACGCGGACTTCGACACGCTCCTCGCCGACCAGGCGACGCTGATCGACAAGATCGAGGCGGCGAACGCCTGGGAGCTCGACAGCCAGATCGACCAGGCGATGGACGCGCTGCGCCTGCCGCCCGGCGACGCGGCCGTCGCCCCCCTCTCCGGTGGTGAGCGCCGCCGGGTGGCGCTGTGCAAGCTGCTGCTCGAGGCGCCCGACCTGCTGCTGCTGGACGAGCCGACCAACCACCTCGACGCGGAGAGCGTCGCCTGGCTGGAGCAGCACCTGGCCCGCTACGCCGGGGCGGTGCTGGCCGTCACCCACGACCGGTACTTCCTCGACAACGTCGCCGGCTGGATCCTCGAGCTCGACCGCGGCCGCGCCCACCCCTACGAGGGCAACTACTCCACCTACCTGGAGAACAAGGCGTCCCGGCTCAAGGTCGAGGGCCAGAAGGACGCCAAGCGCCGCCGGGCGCTCGCCCAGGAGCTCGAGTGGGTCCGCTCGAACCCGAAGGCCCGCCAGGCCAAGAGCAAGTCCCGCCTCGCCCGTTACGAGGAGCTGGCCGCCGAGGCGGACAAGGCCAGGCCGCGCGACTTCGAGGAGATCCAGATCCCGCCCGGCCCACGGCTGGGCAGCCTGGTGATCGAGGCGAAGAAGCTCACCAAGGGCTTCAGCGAGCGGGTGCTCATCGGCGACCTGTCGTTCACGCTGCCCCGCGGTGGCATCGTCGGCGTGATCGGCCCGAACGGCGTCGGCAAGACCACGCTGTTCACGATGATCGTCGGCCAGGCCTCGCCGGATTCCGGCGAGCTGCAGATCGGCGAGACCGTCGACATCGCCTACGTGGACCAGTCCCGCGGTGGCCTCGACGCGAAGAAGAACGTGTGGGAGATCGTCTCCGACGGGCTGGACCACATCGTCGTCGGGAAGACCGACATCCCGAGCCGGGCGTACGTGTCGTCGTTCGGGTTCAAGGGCCCTGACCAGCAGAAGCCGGTCGGGGTGCTCTCCGGTGGTGAGCGCAACCGGCTGAACCTGGCGCTGACCCTCAAGCGCGGCGGCAACGTGCTGCTGCTCGACGAGCCGACCAACGACCTGGACGTCGAGACCCTGCGGTCGCTGGAGGAGGCGCTGCTGGAGTTCCCCGGCTGCGCCGTGGTGGTCTCCCACGACCGGTGGTTCCTGGACCGGGTCGCGACGCACATCCTGGCCTGGGAGGGCACCGAGGCCGACCCGGCCCGCTGGTTCTGGTACGAGGGCAACTTCGCCGACTACGAGACCAACAAGGTGGAGCGGCTCGGCGCCGACGCGGCCCGCCCGCACCGGGTGACCTACCGCAAGCTCACCCGCGACTAG
- a CDS encoding glycoside hydrolase family 13 protein — MNPVVTDRAGEPGQSGGRSGPAAPPAGTDHPAWWRDAVMYEVYVRSFADADGDGVGDLEGIRRRLPDLADLGVDGIWVSPFYRSPMADHGYDVADHTDVDPLFGTLADVDALLRDARAAGLKVVVDLVPNHSSDAHPAFRAALAAGPGAPERELYLFRDGRGPDGALPPNNWVSVFGGPAWTRVPDGQWYLHLFAPEQPDWNWEHPRVRAAHTEIIRFWLDRGVDGFRIDVSHGLVKDGGLRDHPTGAPPTPETGFREEIEPHAWDQDGVHEIYREWRAVVDAHDRRDGRQRVLVGETWVADPGRLARYVRPDELHLTFTFSLLYAPFAAPAWRAAIDAARAATAAVGAPPTWVLANHDVVRPVSRYGGGATGLRRARAALLTLLALPGTVYLYQGDELGLPQVDVPPEARQDPVWERSGHTSPGRDGARVPLPWSGDAPPYGFSAGTAEPWLPQPPDWASLTASAQAVDPMSTRVLVRGALALRRALPFLGGPAGPGLPAGPGRQAEPELQTEPELRTEPAAGFRWRDDLPADCLAFDRTAAAGALTCVMATRGEVRLEIAGRLVLASGPVGYHGGTLVLPPDTTAWVIPRSG; from the coding sequence ATGAATCCCGTTGTCACAGACCGTGCGGGCGAACCCGGGCAGTCCGGCGGCCGTTCCGGCCCGGCCGCGCCGCCCGCGGGAACCGACCACCCGGCGTGGTGGCGCGACGCTGTGATGTACGAGGTCTACGTCCGCAGCTTCGCCGACGCCGACGGCGACGGGGTCGGCGACCTCGAGGGCATCCGCCGGCGGCTGCCCGACCTCGCCGACCTGGGCGTCGACGGGATCTGGGTCAGTCCCTTCTACCGCTCCCCCATGGCCGATCACGGCTACGACGTGGCCGACCACACCGACGTCGACCCGCTGTTCGGCACCCTGGCGGACGTCGACGCGTTGCTGCGGGACGCGCGCGCGGCCGGGCTGAAGGTCGTCGTCGACCTGGTCCCGAACCATTCCAGCGACGCGCATCCCGCCTTCCGGGCGGCGCTCGCGGCCGGGCCGGGCGCGCCGGAGCGGGAGCTCTACCTGTTCCGGGACGGGCGCGGCCCGGACGGCGCGCTCCCCCCGAACAACTGGGTCTCGGTGTTCGGCGGCCCCGCCTGGACCCGGGTGCCGGACGGCCAGTGGTACCTGCACCTGTTCGCCCCGGAGCAGCCGGACTGGAACTGGGAGCACCCGCGGGTCCGGGCGGCGCACACCGAGATCATCCGATTCTGGCTGGACCGGGGGGTCGACGGCTTCCGGATCGACGTCTCGCACGGCCTGGTCAAGGACGGCGGGCTGCGCGACCATCCGACCGGCGCGCCGCCGACGCCGGAGACCGGCTTCCGGGAGGAGATCGAGCCGCACGCGTGGGATCAGGACGGCGTCCACGAGATCTACCGCGAGTGGCGGGCGGTCGTCGACGCCCACGACCGGCGCGACGGGCGGCAGCGGGTGCTCGTCGGCGAGACCTGGGTCGCCGACCCGGGGCGCCTGGCCCGGTACGTCCGCCCCGACGAGCTGCACCTGACCTTCACGTTCTCGCTGCTGTACGCGCCGTTCGCCGCCCCGGCCTGGCGGGCCGCGATCGACGCCGCCCGGGCCGCGACAGCCGCGGTGGGCGCGCCGCCGACCTGGGTGCTGGCCAACCACGACGTCGTCCGTCCGGTCAGCCGCTACGGCGGCGGCGCTACCGGCCTGCGCCGGGCCCGGGCGGCACTGCTGACGCTGCTGGCGCTGCCCGGCACGGTCTACCTCTACCAGGGCGACGAACTCGGCCTGCCGCAGGTCGACGTCCCGCCCGAGGCCCGCCAGGATCCGGTCTGGGAACGGTCCGGCCACACCTCACCGGGCCGGGACGGCGCGCGGGTGCCCCTTCCGTGGTCCGGCGACGCGCCCCCGTACGGGTTCAGTGCCGGGACCGCCGAGCCGTGGCTCCCGCAACCGCCCGACTGGGCGTCGCTGACCGCGTCCGCCCAGGCCGTGGACCCGATGTCGACCAGGGTGCTCGTCCGCGGCGCGCTGGCCCTGCGCCGCGCGCTGCCCTTCCTCGGCGGCCCGGCCGGGCCGGGGCTCCCTGCCGGCCCGGGGCGCCAGGCCGAGCCGGAGCTCCAGACCGAACCGGAGCTCCGGACCGAGCCGGCGGCCGGGTTCCGCTGGCGGGACGATCTGCCCGCCGACTGCCTGGCCTTCGACCGGACGGCCGCCGCCGGCGCCCTCACCTGCGTGATGGCCACCCGCGGCGAGGTGCGCCTGGAGATCGCCGGCCGGCTGGTGCTGGCCAGCGGGCCCGTCGGCTACCACGGCGGGACGCTCGTCCTGCCCCCGGACACCACCGCGTGGGTCATCCCCCGTTCGGGTTGA
- a CDS encoding SDR family oxidoreductase, whose translation MRILVTGATGYIGGRLAPRLLRQGHLVRCMTRDPARLADVDWARLPDVEVVRADALDPASLPAAMEGVDVAYYLIHSIDTGGDFSAVDRRAAEAFARAARVAGVRRIIYLGGLSPTTGVGLSAHLASRQEVARILLDSGVPTVVLRAAIIIGSGSASFEMLRHLTERLPVMLTPRWVRTRIQPIAVRDVLHYLLGCLRLPAEINRSFDIGGPDVLTYADMMQRFAAVEGLRRRVIIRVPVLSPGLSSLWVGLVTPVPKAIARPLVRSLRSEVVVGEHDIARWVPDPPKGLLPFETAVAYALARVRDRAVETRWSTAVWPGSPIAAPFPEVTAYLAGHPSNGSSGHSSDGVLPGAAPPGEPVPTDPAWAGSSLCTDERSTAVAAPADRLWRVVEGIGGENGWYSWPLAWSARGWLDILVGGVGHRRGRRDPAHLRTGEAIDLWRVEEMVPGRLLRLRAEMRLPGHAWLELRVEPGGGPDGATVYRQRALFLPRGLPGHLYWRAVSPFHAVVFGGMLRTIVRRAESTPPATPVGPPATPADR comes from the coding sequence GTGCGCATACTCGTCACCGGTGCGACCGGGTACATCGGCGGTCGGCTGGCTCCCCGCCTGCTCCGCCAGGGCCATCTCGTCCGCTGCATGACCCGTGATCCGGCCCGGCTGGCCGACGTCGACTGGGCCCGGCTCCCCGACGTCGAGGTGGTCCGCGCCGACGCCCTCGACCCCGCGTCGCTGCCCGCGGCGATGGAGGGCGTCGACGTCGCCTACTACCTGATCCACTCGATCGACACCGGCGGCGACTTCTCGGCCGTCGACCGCCGGGCGGCCGAGGCCTTCGCGCGGGCGGCACGGGTCGCCGGCGTGCGCCGGATCATCTACCTGGGCGGGCTGAGCCCGACCACCGGCGTCGGCCTGTCGGCGCATCTGGCGTCCCGGCAGGAGGTCGCGCGGATCCTGCTCGACTCCGGGGTGCCGACGGTCGTGCTGCGCGCCGCGATCATCATCGGCAGCGGCAGCGCGTCGTTCGAGATGCTGCGCCACCTCACCGAACGGCTGCCGGTGATGCTCACCCCGCGCTGGGTGCGGACCCGCATCCAGCCGATCGCCGTCCGGGACGTGCTGCACTACCTGCTCGGATGTCTGCGGCTGCCGGCCGAGATCAACCGCTCGTTCGACATCGGCGGCCCGGACGTCCTGACCTACGCCGACATGATGCAGCGTTTCGCCGCGGTGGAGGGCCTGCGCCGCCGGGTGATCATCCGCGTGCCGGTGCTCTCCCCCGGCCTGTCGTCACTGTGGGTCGGACTGGTGACGCCGGTCCCCAAGGCGATCGCGCGCCCGCTGGTCCGCTCGCTGCGGTCGGAGGTCGTCGTCGGCGAGCACGACATCGCACGCTGGGTGCCGGACCCTCCCAAGGGGCTGCTGCCGTTCGAGACCGCGGTCGCCTACGCGCTGGCGCGGGTCCGCGACCGGGCGGTGGAGACCCGGTGGTCGACGGCGGTCTGGCCGGGCAGCCCGATCGCCGCGCCGTTCCCCGAGGTCACCGCCTACCTGGCCGGCCACCCGTCCAACGGGTCGTCCGGCCACTCGTCCGACGGGGTCCTGCCCGGCGCCGCTCCGCCGGGGGAGCCCGTCCCGACCGATCCGGCCTGGGCCGGGAGCTCGCTGTGCACCGACGAGCGGTCGACGGCCGTCGCCGCGCCGGCGGACCGCCTGTGGCGGGTCGTCGAGGGGATCGGCGGCGAGAACGGCTGGTACAGCTGGCCGCTGGCCTGGTCGGCGCGTGGGTGGCTCGACATTCTCGTCGGCGGGGTCGGGCACCGTCGCGGCCGGCGCGATCCCGCCCATCTGCGTACCGGCGAGGCGATCGACCTGTGGCGGGTCGAGGAGATGGTCCCCGGCCGGCTGCTGCGGCTGCGTGCCGAGATGAGGCTGCCCGGCCACGCCTGGCTCGAGCTGCGCGTCGAGCCGGGCGGTGGCCCCGACGGCGCGACAGTCTACCGGCAGCGGGCGCTGTTCCTGCCTCGCGGGCTGCCGGGTCACCTCTACTGGCGGGCCGTCAGCCCGTTCCACGCCGTGGTCTTCGGCGGAATGCTGCGGACCATCGTCCGCCGGGCCGAGTCCACTCCCCCGGCGACGCCGGTCGGCCCGCCGGCGACGCCGGCCGACCGGTGA
- a CDS encoding globin, producing the protein MAQNGPVNQPSPARPRADFYEAVGGEATFRALVARFYEGVASDPVLRPLYPDEDLAAAEERLRLFLIQYWGGPGTYSEQRGHPRLRMRHVPFAIGPAERDAWLRIMESAVDSLGLAPEHRAQLWDYLLMAANSLQNRPG; encoded by the coding sequence GTGGCGCAGAATGGACCCGTGAACCAACCGTCACCCGCGCGACCGCGCGCAGACTTCTACGAGGCCGTCGGCGGCGAGGCGACGTTCCGCGCGTTGGTGGCCAGGTTCTACGAGGGGGTGGCCAGCGATCCGGTGCTCCGGCCGCTCTACCCCGACGAGGATCTGGCGGCGGCCGAGGAGCGGCTGCGGCTGTTCCTCATCCAGTACTGGGGCGGGCCGGGCACGTACAGCGAGCAGCGCGGCCATCCCCGGCTGCGGATGCGGCACGTGCCGTTCGCGATCGGCCCGGCCGAGCGGGACGCCTGGCTGCGCATCATGGAATCCGCGGTCGACAGCCTCGGTCTCGCCCCGGAACACCGTGCCCAGCTCTGGGACTACCTGCTGATGGCCGCGAACTCCCTGCAGAACCGCCCGGGCTGA
- a CDS encoding DUF1254 domain-containing protein, producing MRADDQRVGLACEAFFFGYPLVCAVRQIIRVAHDGLGPIGSAGFNAFAHETDPPGPHSHFQHVSPDVLVSLAQVDLSPGPLVLHVPPTPGRYLVLELYDVWLNVFSYLGTRVTGDGGGEILLLPPGPADGSVRAVADSPIHGDRVDGSASGGVVEADSGVVEAYGGVVEAPSRVISVIARFGYRGPADLPAVRALQDTLTLRPLDPGVRRPEGPPDRSKRVCDDLRFWEELRTWMRAFPPPAAERDYARRFEALGLLTDPSPYIDPDPRLAWSLRSGLRTGRDELERLAAAGRRAHQGWIGTLHEADYNLDRFGPGVLEDRHWEIPDRAQARIARAMAARRPLGIVHAYESTSACCSVDADGRHLTGAHSYLLRLPPPAVDAFWTLAMYDEPEGYLVDNALHRYAIDSRDDLVHATDGSVPVLIQSDAPDTDAGADMGVGADTDAATPVNWLPAAAGDFRLVLRMYLPGKEVLSGAYSLPSIHRLD from the coding sequence ATGCGAGCGGATGACCAGCGGGTCGGACTTGCCTGCGAGGCGTTCTTCTTCGGCTATCCCCTCGTGTGCGCCGTCCGGCAGATCATCAGGGTCGCCCACGACGGGCTCGGGCCGATCGGGTCGGCCGGCTTCAACGCCTTCGCGCACGAGACCGACCCGCCCGGCCCGCACTCGCACTTCCAGCACGTCAGCCCGGACGTCCTGGTCTCACTGGCCCAGGTCGACCTGAGCCCTGGGCCGCTGGTCCTGCACGTGCCGCCGACCCCCGGGCGCTACCTCGTCCTGGAGCTCTACGACGTGTGGCTGAACGTGTTCTCCTATCTCGGCACCCGGGTCACCGGCGACGGCGGCGGCGAGATCCTGCTGCTCCCGCCCGGCCCGGCGGACGGATCCGTGCGCGCGGTGGCCGACAGCCCCATCCACGGCGACCGGGTCGACGGCTCCGCGTCCGGCGGGGTGGTCGAGGCGGACAGCGGGGTGGTCGAGGCGTACGGCGGGGTGGTCGAGGCGCCGTCGCGGGTCATCAGCGTCATCGCCCGGTTCGGCTATCGCGGACCGGCGGACCTGCCCGCCGTCCGGGCCCTTCAGGACACGCTGACCCTGCGCCCGCTCGACCCGGGCGTGCGGCGACCGGAAGGACCGCCGGACCGTTCCAAGCGCGTCTGCGACGACCTGCGCTTCTGGGAGGAACTGCGCACCTGGATGCGCGCCTTCCCCCCGCCGGCCGCCGAACGCGACTACGCCCGCCGGTTCGAGGCCCTCGGCCTGCTGACGGACCCGTCTCCGTACATCGACCCCGATCCGCGGCTCGCCTGGTCGCTACGCAGCGGCCTGCGCACCGGCCGGGACGAGCTGGAACGGCTCGCCGCCGCCGGCCGCCGGGCCCACCAGGGTTGGATCGGCACCCTGCACGAGGCCGACTACAACCTCGACCGGTTCGGCCCCGGTGTGCTGGAGGACCGGCACTGGGAGATCCCGGACCGGGCCCAGGCCCGGATCGCCCGGGCGATGGCCGCCCGGCGCCCGCTCGGCATCGTCCACGCCTACGAGTCGACGTCAGCCTGCTGCTCGGTGGACGCCGACGGGCGCCACCTCACCGGCGCGCACAGCTACCTGCTCCGCCTCCCGCCGCCGGCGGTCGACGCGTTCTGGACGCTCGCGATGTACGACGAGCCCGAGGGCTACCTCGTCGACAACGCCCTGCACCGGTACGCGATCGACAGCCGTGACGATCTCGTCCACGCCACTGACGGCTCCGTCCCGGTGTTGATCCAGAGCGACGCTCCGGACACGGACGCGGGCGCGGATATGGGCGTGGGCGCGGACACCGACGCGGCGACGCCGGTGAACTGGCTGCCGGCCGCGGCGGGTGACTTCCGGCTCGTCCTGCGGATGTATTTGCCCGGCAAGGAGGTGCTCAGCGGCGCCTACTCCCTGCCGTCGATCCACCGGTTGGACTGA
- a CDS encoding ATP-binding SpoIIE family protein phosphatase → MIDTDSHSAGWAATTATVGRAIVRELSGTRRRRRAHVTEEATLEQLSFLADASLVLSSSLDPQRIIDMIAALVVPRLGGAAVVWLRGEGDCVRLAGSAFANPKAAEFVRAAIDFHPPTVTEDIPPGVVIRTGQSYYVPRYTEEVVRRLFPGEAGARFSDDLRAGATVTVPMYARGRVLGALTVSRRDDVEYTALDIRLIEELARRGGTALDNAQLFRDVEESALTLQRSMLPAHPPALDGMEIAMEYRPGTAGTEVGGDLYDVIPLPGGRVGVAIGDVMGRGLHAAAVMGQLRAALRAYALEDWGPAELLARLDRVVDSLPGLQMATSMYAVYDPYSGRMTIASAGHPPPLLLLPDEEPDYLVLEPGLPLGTGEQGVFSELTISLPPGSAFVMFTDGLVESRRRPLADGLEHLRSGLGEQMARPRAVRAFLSSSGAAPEDTPPTAAEPAESAVSAASTPSTASTAGDPSVSAVPPAAGGPAVAGGATAAPERRIRERRSGRDRRGGYRRTRGSGDRRRAGGGFAARSWSGPDAVSGSGSGPSEETARTLLERCLLAADLPPRTDDDIALLALITRPLRPPLLQLALPAVAASAGQARTAVRHSLLDAGIGSLDDAILLVSEVVTNAVLHARSDLVLRATLEPGRLRVSVEDREGTALPRPGGSSQNDPEAEHGWGLLLVEALAQAWGVETTPDGKRVWFEMEIPDEADHT, encoded by the coding sequence GTGATCGACACGGATTCCCACTCGGCGGGCTGGGCCGCCACGACGGCCACGGTCGGCCGTGCCATCGTCCGCGAGCTGTCGGGCACCCGGCGGCGGCGGCGTGCGCACGTCACCGAGGAGGCGACGCTCGAACAGCTGTCGTTCCTCGCCGACGCGAGCCTGGTCCTGAGCAGCTCGCTCGACCCACAGCGGATCATCGACATGATCGCCGCCCTGGTGGTGCCCCGGCTGGGGGGCGCGGCCGTGGTCTGGCTGCGCGGGGAGGGCGACTGTGTCCGGCTGGCCGGCTCGGCCTTCGCCAACCCGAAGGCCGCGGAGTTCGTCCGGGCCGCGATCGACTTCCACCCGCCGACGGTCACCGAGGACATCCCGCCCGGCGTCGTGATCCGGACCGGCCAGTCGTACTACGTGCCGCGCTACACCGAGGAGGTCGTCCGCCGCCTGTTCCCGGGTGAGGCCGGCGCCCGGTTCTCCGACGACCTGCGGGCCGGGGCGACCGTCACCGTGCCGATGTACGCCCGCGGGCGGGTGCTCGGCGCGCTCACCGTCAGCCGCCGCGACGACGTCGAGTACACCGCGCTCGACATCCGCCTCATCGAGGAGCTGGCCCGGCGCGGCGGCACCGCGCTCGACAACGCGCAGCTCTTCCGGGACGTCGAGGAGTCCGCGCTGACCCTGCAACGCTCGATGCTCCCCGCGCACCCGCCCGCGCTGGACGGCATGGAGATCGCGATGGAGTACCGGCCCGGTACCGCCGGCACCGAGGTCGGCGGGGACCTCTACGACGTCATCCCGCTGCCCGGCGGGCGGGTCGGGGTGGCCATCGGCGACGTGATGGGCCGCGGCCTGCACGCGGCCGCGGTGATGGGCCAGCTGCGGGCCGCGCTGCGGGCGTACGCGTTGGAGGACTGGGGCCCCGCCGAGCTGCTGGCCCGGCTCGACCGGGTCGTCGACTCGCTGCCCGGCCTGCAGATGGCGACGTCCATGTACGCGGTGTACGACCCCTACTCGGGCCGGATGACGATCGCCAGCGCGGGCCATCCGCCGCCGCTGCTGCTGCTGCCCGACGAGGAGCCCGACTACCTCGTGCTCGAACCCGGACTCCCACTCGGGACGGGTGAGCAGGGCGTGTTCTCCGAGCTGACCATCTCGCTGCCGCCCGGCTCGGCGTTCGTGATGTTCACCGACGGCCTGGTCGAGTCCCGGCGCCGGCCGCTCGCGGACGGCCTGGAGCACCTGCGGTCGGGCCTGGGCGAGCAGATGGCCCGTCCGCGCGCTGTTCGGGCGTTCCTCTCGTCCTCGGGCGCCGCGCCTGAGGACACGCCGCCCACCGCCGCCGAGCCCGCCGAATCCGCTGTGTCCGCCGCGTCAACCCCGTCGACCGCGTCGACCGCGGGTGATCCGTCGGTATCCGCCGTGCCGCCGGCGGCCGGCGGGCCCGCGGTGGCCGGCGGGGCCACCGCCGCCCCGGAGCGGCGGATCCGGGAGCGGCGCTCGGGCCGGGACCGCCGTGGCGGCTACCGCAGGACGCGGGGCAGCGGCGACCGCCGCCGCGCCGGCGGTGGCTTCGCGGCCCGCAGCTGGTCCGGGCCGGACGCGGTGAGCGGCAGCGGGTCGGGCCCGAGCGAGGAGACCGCCCGGACCCTGCTCGAGCGCTGCCTGCTGGCCGCGGACCTCCCGCCGCGCACGGACGACGACATCGCGCTGCTCGCGCTGATCACCCGGCCGCTACGCCCGCCGCTGCTCCAGCTCGCGCTGCCGGCCGTCGCCGCGTCGGCCGGGCAGGCCCGCACGGCCGTCCGGCACTCGCTGCTCGACGCCGGGATCGGCTCACTCGACGACGCGATCCTGCTGGTCAGCGAGGTGGTCACCAACGCGGTGCTGCACGCGCGCAGCGATCTCGTGCTGCGGGCCACGCTGGAGCCCGGGCGGCTGCGGGTGAGCGTCGAGGACAGAGAGGGCACCGCCCTGCCCCGGCCCGGCGGCAGCTCCCAGAACGATCCGGAGGCCGAGCACGGCTGGGGCCTGCTCCTCGTCGAGGCACTCGCACAGGCCTGGGGCGTCGAGACGACGCCGGACGGCAAGCGCGTCTGGTTCGAGATGGAGATCCCCGACGAGGCCGACCACACCTGA
- a CDS encoding mechanosensitive ion channel family protein, giving the protein MLGAILAPTAAPTAAATVSPGPVPSVPVSPSPTTDLVSIESVANALRDACGTDPGLMCRTVYDVTGSNYLASGAEVFLGTPIKILLILLFAMVIRTLLHRFIRRTTERAASGRSTGLLRGLRSNTLLGAFGDPTVLLERRRQRAGTVGSLLRSVTSIFVFGMAFLTILGELGLNLAPIVASAGVLGIAVGFGAQNLVRDFLSGMFMLLEDQYGVGDVIDVGPVSGTVEAVSLRMTRLRDVEGTVWYVRNGEITRVGNKSQQWARTVLDVPLDYDTEVAAAKRVLVRTADNLWKDEAWSGLILAEPEVWGMETMTADGYTLRIAIKTQPLKQWDVARELRERVRASLGRAGIELGSVQRSEVVVVDDDDDDEAGSSEEDTPAPGTDDLPAPRIDPPAPARSGHSA; this is encoded by the coding sequence ATGCTCGGCGCGATCCTGGCGCCCACCGCGGCACCGACGGCCGCCGCGACGGTCTCGCCCGGCCCCGTGCCCTCGGTGCCGGTCTCGCCCAGCCCGACGACGGATCTCGTCTCGATCGAGAGCGTCGCGAACGCGCTGCGGGACGCCTGCGGCACCGACCCCGGCCTCATGTGCCGGACCGTGTACGACGTCACGGGCAGTAACTATCTTGCCTCCGGTGCCGAGGTGTTCCTCGGCACACCGATCAAGATTCTGCTGATTCTGCTGTTCGCGATGGTGATCCGGACGCTGCTGCACCGGTTCATCCGGCGGACCACCGAACGGGCCGCCTCGGGGCGCAGCACCGGCCTGCTGCGCGGGCTGCGGTCGAACACCTTGCTGGGCGCATTCGGTGATCCGACGGTTCTGCTCGAGCGGCGGCGGCAGCGCGCCGGAACCGTCGGATCGCTGCTGCGCAGCGTGACATCAATCTTTGTGTTCGGGATGGCTTTCCTCACGATCCTCGGCGAGCTCGGCCTGAATCTCGCCCCGATCGTGGCCAGCGCCGGAGTGCTCGGCATCGCGGTCGGTTTCGGCGCGCAGAACCTCGTGCGTGACTTCCTGTCGGGCATGTTCATGCTGCTGGAGGACCAGTACGGCGTCGGTGACGTGATCGACGTCGGCCCGGTCTCGGGCACCGTCGAGGCGGTGAGCCTGCGGATGACGCGGCTGCGCGACGTCGAGGGGACGGTCTGGTACGTCCGCAACGGCGAGATCACCCGGGTCGGTAACAAGAGCCAACAGTGGGCACGCACAGTTCTCGACGTGCCGCTCGACTACGACACCGAGGTCGCCGCCGCGAAACGGGTGCTCGTCCGGACGGCCGACAATCTGTGGAAGGACGAGGCCTGGTCGGGCCTGATCCTGGCCGAGCCGGAGGTCTGGGGCATGGAGACCATGACCGCGGACGGCTACACGCTGCGGATCGCCATCAAGACCCAGCCGCTCAAGCAGTGGGACGTCGCCCGCGAGCTGCGGGAGCGGGTCCGGGCGTCGCTCGGCCGGGCCGGGATCGAGCTCGGCTCCGTCCAGCGCAGCGAGGTCGTGGTCGTGGACGATGACGACGACGACGAGGCCGGGAGCTCCGAGGAGGACACTCCGGCCCCGGGCACGGACGATCTGCCCGCGCCCAGGATCGATCCGCCCGCACCGGCCCGTTCCGGGCACAGCGCCTGA
- a CDS encoding HNH endonuclease: MAEALVLNATYEPLCVVSQRRALVLVLTDKAVMVESAGQVLRSSTAAVEVPIVVRLARFVRVPYRSQIPLTRKGVLARDHHRCVYCNAPATSLDHVIPRSRGGPHVWENVVAACGRCNHVKADRAVADLGWRLRTAPRAPSGAAWRILGSRRMDPRWSRYLSTVADVSEAASA, encoded by the coding sequence GTGGCAGAGGCGCTGGTTCTCAATGCCACGTACGAGCCTCTGTGCGTGGTGTCACAAAGAAGAGCACTGGTGCTCGTTCTCACCGACAAGGCCGTGATGGTCGAATCCGCCGGCCAGGTGCTGCGTTCGTCGACGGCCGCCGTCGAGGTTCCGATCGTCGTCAGGCTGGCGCGGTTCGTGCGCGTGCCCTACCGTTCACAGATTCCGCTCACCCGCAAGGGCGTGCTGGCGCGCGACCATCACCGGTGCGTGTACTGCAACGCCCCGGCCACGTCCCTTGACCACGTGATCCCCCGTTCCCGGGGCGGTCCGCACGTATGGGAGAACGTCGTGGCGGCCTGTGGCCGCTGCAACCACGTCAAAGCCGACCGGGCCGTCGCGGACCTCGGTTGGCGGCTTCGCACGGCGCCCAGAGCGCCGAGCGGAGCCGCCTGGCGCATTCTGGGGTCCCGGCGGATGGACCCGCGGTGGTCGCGGTACCTGAGCACGGTGGCGGACGTCTCCGAGGCCGCGAGCGCCTGA